The following coding sequences lie in one Candidatus Eremiobacteraceae bacterium genomic window:
- the dnaE gene encoding DNA polymerase III subunit alpha encodes MLPYAELHCHSNFSLLEGGSHPEELVERARELGLAGIAITDRNGVYGAVRFAQAAREAGIPAIIGAELTLEDESHLVLLAQSKEGYGNLSRLISRAHLDNERGQPRTSYHNLARYAAGIIALSGCEHGAIPRALEHGDFRGACEQAGALRDIFGWGNLWIELQRHLLPDDGPRIRSLCALAGALELGVVATGGVHYAVPEHRALADVLTCVRLKTTLDDAGTRLRPNGEYYLRPPEMMARLFAEHPRAVHASAAIAQRCEFRLDRLRNEFPDFPLPPGETAFSYLYSLVHEGVRRRYRPVTPEVSKQIAHELGVIERMDLAGYFLIVWDIVRFAMERGIFVQGRGSAANSAVCYALHITNVDPVGLKMLFERFLSEERAELPDIDIDCPSGDQREQIIQYVYQRYGREHSGMVAEVISYRARSAVRDIGKALGLSLDQVDALAKSLDSYSSVRVGEEAAQIAQATEGVPKHEAMQVTQHGEPLALSAADVEGAIAALPSALAVEGGSGVAQRLYELCARIDSFPRHLSQHVGGMVITRSPLIEVAPLEKAAMPDRTIVCWDKDDCATLGLIKIDILGLGMLDAIEIALEEIKRVRGETVDLVDLRACDDPGVYDMLCAADTVGLFQVESRAQMATLPRLKPRNFYDIVVEVAIIRPGPIQGDMVHPYIRRRKGLEPVTYPHPSLVPVLERTLGVPLFQEQGMRMAVETAGFTAGQADELRRAMGHKRSYEKMERLKGRLIEGWAKNGITHDVAKRLFQMLSAFADFGFPESHAASFALIVYVSGYLKRYYAPEFFAALLNAQPMGFYSPESLIADARRHNVAILPPDVNASHYPCTVEPIRSREPMEQPDVSDRPSEWRHPVAMRIGLSQVRGIGAKHEEMLEAQRVAGPYRDLRDFVLRTGLPKDVLESLAAVDAFACFDLSRRQALWEVQRMAELPRVGGLERDMTIDEPAVVLPHMHQVEEAAADLWGLGLSTKYHAMQFYREQLKAARIYCAADLERLPNRLVAKVAGIVTTRQRPGTAKGFVFTTMEDETGLMNVIIRPDIYQKYRPIARDEPAVIVEGVLQKDDGRVNILARRFWKLDLERLARGLTSRDFR; translated from the coding sequence ATGCTGCCGTACGCCGAGCTCCATTGCCATTCCAATTTCTCGCTGCTCGAAGGCGGCTCACATCCCGAGGAGCTGGTCGAGCGCGCCCGCGAGCTGGGCTTGGCCGGCATCGCAATCACCGACCGCAACGGCGTCTACGGCGCCGTGCGCTTCGCCCAAGCCGCGCGCGAAGCGGGCATCCCGGCGATCATCGGCGCGGAGCTGACGCTCGAGGACGAGAGCCACCTCGTGCTGCTCGCGCAGAGCAAAGAGGGGTATGGCAATCTCTCGCGCCTGATCAGCCGGGCGCATCTCGACAACGAGCGCGGCCAGCCGCGCACGTCGTATCACAACCTCGCACGCTACGCGGCCGGCATCATCGCGCTCTCCGGCTGCGAGCACGGCGCCATTCCGCGCGCCCTGGAGCACGGCGATTTTCGCGGGGCGTGCGAACAGGCCGGCGCACTGCGCGACATCTTCGGTTGGGGGAACTTGTGGATCGAGCTGCAGCGCCATCTGCTGCCTGACGACGGACCGCGCATCCGCTCGCTATGCGCGCTCGCCGGCGCGCTCGAGCTTGGGGTGGTCGCCACCGGCGGCGTCCACTACGCGGTGCCGGAACATCGCGCGCTGGCAGACGTCCTCACCTGCGTGCGCCTTAAGACGACGCTCGACGACGCGGGCACGCGCCTGCGCCCTAACGGCGAGTACTATCTGCGCCCGCCGGAGATGATGGCGCGCCTGTTCGCCGAGCACCCGCGCGCGGTGCACGCCAGCGCGGCGATCGCCCAGCGCTGCGAGTTCCGGCTCGACCGGTTGCGCAACGAGTTCCCCGATTTTCCGCTGCCGCCGGGCGAGACCGCGTTTTCCTATCTTTATTCTTTGGTGCATGAAGGCGTGCGCCGCCGCTATCGGCCCGTGACCCCCGAGGTGAGCAAGCAGATCGCGCACGAGCTGGGCGTCATCGAGCGGATGGATCTGGCCGGCTACTTCCTCATCGTGTGGGACATCGTGCGCTTTGCGATGGAGCGCGGCATCTTCGTCCAGGGGCGCGGCTCGGCCGCCAACTCGGCGGTGTGCTACGCGCTTCACATCACCAACGTCGATCCAGTGGGCTTGAAGATGCTCTTCGAGCGCTTCTTGTCCGAAGAGCGCGCCGAGCTGCCCGACATCGATATCGACTGTCCGTCGGGCGACCAGCGCGAGCAGATCATCCAGTACGTCTATCAGCGCTACGGGCGCGAGCACAGCGGTATGGTGGCTGAAGTGATCAGCTACCGGGCGCGCTCGGCGGTGCGCGACATCGGCAAAGCGCTCGGCCTGTCGCTCGATCAAGTGGACGCCCTCGCCAAGTCGCTCGACAGCTATTCATCCGTGCGCGTCGGCGAAGAGGCGGCGCAGATCGCGCAAGCGACGGAGGGCGTACCCAAACACGAGGCGATGCAGGTGACGCAGCACGGGGAACCGCTTGCGCTGTCGGCCGCGGACGTCGAGGGCGCGATCGCCGCGCTGCCCTCGGCGCTGGCGGTCGAGGGCGGCAGCGGCGTCGCCCAGCGGCTGTACGAGTTATGCGCGCGCATCGACAGCTTTCCGCGCCATCTGAGCCAGCACGTCGGCGGCATGGTGATCACGCGCTCGCCGCTCATCGAGGTGGCGCCGCTCGAAAAGGCCGCCATGCCGGACCGCACGATCGTGTGCTGGGATAAGGACGACTGCGCCACGCTCGGGCTCATCAAGATCGACATCCTCGGCCTGGGCATGCTCGACGCCATCGAGATCGCGCTCGAAGAGATCAAACGCGTGCGCGGCGAGACGGTCGATCTGGTGGACCTGCGCGCCTGCGACGATCCCGGCGTCTACGACATGCTGTGCGCCGCCGATACGGTGGGGCTGTTCCAGGTCGAATCGCGCGCGCAGATGGCCACCCTGCCGCGCCTCAAGCCGCGCAACTTCTACGACATCGTGGTCGAAGTGGCGATCATCCGGCCGGGTCCGATCCAGGGCGACATGGTGCATCCGTACATCCGCCGGCGCAAAGGCCTCGAGCCGGTCACGTATCCCCATCCGTCGCTCGTGCCGGTGCTGGAGCGCACGCTCGGCGTGCCGCTGTTCCAAGAGCAGGGCATGCGCATGGCGGTCGAGACCGCCGGCTTCACGGCCGGGCAAGCCGACGAATTGCGCCGCGCCATGGGGCACAAGCGCTCGTATGAGAAGATGGAGCGCCTCAAAGGACGCTTGATCGAAGGCTGGGCCAAAAACGGCATCACCCACGACGTCGCCAAGCGCCTGTTCCAGATGCTCAGCGCGTTCGCCGATTTCGGCTTTCCCGAATCGCACGCGGCGTCGTTCGCGCTCATCGTCTACGTCTCGGGCTATCTCAAGCGCTACTACGCGCCGGAGTTCTTCGCGGCGCTGCTCAACGCGCAGCCGATGGGTTTCTATTCGCCCGAATCGCTGATCGCCGACGCGCGCCGCCACAACGTGGCGATCCTGCCGCCGGACGTGAACGCGTCGCACTACCCCTGCACCGTCGAACCCATCCGCTCGCGCGAACCGATGGAGCAGCCGGATGTATCCGACCGGCCGTCCGAATGGCGCCACCCGGTCGCCATGCGCATCGGGCTGAGCCAAGTGCGAGGCATCGGCGCCAAACACGAAGAGATGCTCGAGGCGCAGCGCGTCGCCGGCCCCTACCGGGATCTGCGCGATTTCGTGCTGCGCACCGGGCTGCCCAAGGACGTGCTCGAGTCGCTGGCCGCCGTCGACGCGTTCGCCTGTTTCGACCTGTCGCGCCGCCAGGCGTTATGGGAGGTGCAGCGCATGGCGGAGCTGCCGCGCGTGGGTGGACTCGAACGCGACATGACGATTGACGAGCCGGCGGTCGTGCTGCCGCACATGCATCAAGTGGAAGAAGCGGCCGCCGATCTATGGGGCCTCGGCCTATCCACCAAATATCACGCCATGCAGTTCTATCGGGAACAGCTCAAAGCAGCGCGCATCTATTGCGCCGCTGATCTCGAGCGGCTGCCCAACCGGCTCGTGGCCAAGGTCGCCGGCATCGTGACCACGCGCCAGCGGCCGGGCACCGCCAAAGGCTTCGTCTTCACGACGATGGAGGACGAGACCGGGCTCATGAACGTGATCATCCGGCCGGACATCTATCAGAAGTACCGCCCGATCGCACGCGACGAACCGGCGGTCATCGTGGAAGGCGTGCTGCAAAAAGACGACGGCCGCGTCAACATCCTCGCGCGGCGTTTCTGGAAGCTCGATCTCGAACGCCTCGCACGCGGCCTGACATCGCGCGACTTTCGCTAG
- a CDS encoding class I SAM-dependent rRNA methyltransferase, whose amino-acid sequence MSEARLRPRRPERARHPWIFAGEIAQLPDAPDGACVRVLDHRGRFFAVAYLNRRSKISLRVLSWRDEGVDAQFWHRRLQAAVGLRAPVPADGGRRIVNAEGDGVPGLIVDWYAGFVVIQISTLGIDTARADIVAALEDLLAPRGIYERSDVPERSLEGLAPQIGVLAGAPPPELVEIVEEPARLLVDVAHGQKTGLFLDQRLNRAAAARYAAGRRVLNCFAYSGGFGVHACLAGANEVVNVDISPEACELAQRNFEHNGCTNASFVEANAFDWLRQASDGDEIFGMVILDPPSFARGRGALEGALRGYKEINLRALKLLRPGGILVTCSCSRPVTRRLFGEVIADAAADARVELQLLEDRALPPDHPILMSAAETAYLKCLIVQVAVE is encoded by the coding sequence TTGAGCGAGGCGCGCCTGCGGCCTCGCCGCCCCGAGCGCGCGCGCCATCCATGGATCTTCGCGGGCGAGATCGCGCAGCTGCCGGATGCGCCCGACGGCGCGTGCGTGCGCGTGCTCGACCATCGCGGGCGCTTCTTCGCGGTGGCGTATCTCAACCGGCGCTCGAAGATCTCGTTGCGCGTGCTTTCGTGGCGCGACGAGGGGGTCGACGCGCAGTTCTGGCACCGGCGGCTGCAAGCGGCGGTAGGTCTGCGCGCGCCGGTGCCGGCCGACGGCGGCCGGCGCATCGTCAACGCCGAGGGCGACGGCGTGCCGGGCTTGATCGTCGACTGGTACGCGGGTTTCGTGGTGATCCAGATCTCGACGCTGGGCATCGACACGGCGCGCGCCGACATCGTCGCCGCCCTCGAGGACCTGCTTGCGCCGCGCGGCATCTACGAACGCAGCGACGTGCCCGAGCGCTCGCTCGAAGGTCTCGCACCGCAGATCGGCGTGCTCGCGGGCGCGCCGCCGCCTGAGCTCGTGGAGATCGTCGAGGAACCGGCGCGCCTGCTCGTCGACGTCGCGCACGGGCAGAAGACCGGCCTGTTCCTCGACCAGCGGCTCAACCGGGCGGCCGCGGCGCGTTACGCTGCCGGCAGGCGCGTGTTGAATTGTTTCGCATACTCGGGCGGCTTCGGCGTGCACGCATGCCTCGCGGGCGCAAACGAGGTCGTCAACGTCGACATCTCGCCGGAAGCGTGCGAGCTGGCACAGCGCAACTTCGAGCACAACGGGTGCACGAATGCGTCGTTCGTCGAGGCCAACGCGTTCGATTGGCTGCGCCAGGCCAGCGACGGCGACGAGATCTTCGGCATGGTCATCTTGGACCCGCCTTCGTTCGCGCGCGGCAGGGGCGCGCTCGAAGGCGCGCTGCGCGGCTACAAAGAGATCAATCTGCGCGCGCTCAAGCTGCTGCGCCCGGGCGGCATCCTCGTCACGTGTTCGTGCTCGCGTCCGGTCACGCGCCGGCTTTTCGGCGAGGTCATCGCGGATGCGGCCGCCGACGCGCGGGTCGAGCTGCAGCTGCTCGAAGACCGGGCGTTGCCGCCGGATCACCCGATCCTGATGTCAGCGGCCGAAACGGCTTATCTGAAATGTCTGATCGTGCAGGTGGCGGTCGAATAA
- the lpdA gene encoding dihydrolipoyl dehydrogenase, with protein MSTRMVVLGGGPAGDVAALRAAQLGAQVTLVERAQLGGTCLNWGCIPTKALLASADLLRKIRRAGEFGIDVPEPRVNFAKMMSRKEDIVVKQRSGVEAACKRKKVEVVHGQGTVASDAVVVNGTRYPFDFLIVATGTEAAGLPMLDMKQPAVITSNGVLRLESVPKTLLVIGGGVVGCEFASLFATLGSEVTIVEILPRLLASIDARTAGQFQKIIEKEGVRVLTGRSVKEILQYRRDGLVAQLDDGTKIDAEKLLVSVGRLPQTRDIGLEGAGVKIDGRGYVETDDYLRTANPKILAAGDCRGGLQLAHKASAEGGRAVENALDHNPMPMDWSVIPSCIYTHPEIASVGLNADTAKEAGHEVKLGTARVIGNGKSLAEGEPDGYVQIVTDAKTDRILGATLIGIHAVELIHEIAVAMSDALTMDELGSVIHAHPTVSELVMDAAQQGESVAPYLS; from the coding sequence GTGAGCACGCGCATGGTCGTGCTGGGCGGCGGTCCGGCTGGCGACGTGGCGGCGCTGCGCGCGGCGCAGTTGGGCGCGCAGGTGACGCTGGTCGAGCGCGCGCAGCTCGGCGGCACGTGCTTGAACTGGGGCTGCATCCCCACCAAGGCGCTGCTCGCCAGCGCCGACCTGCTGCGCAAGATCCGGCGCGCCGGCGAGTTCGGCATCGACGTGCCCGAGCCGCGCGTCAATTTCGCCAAGATGATGTCGCGCAAAGAGGACATCGTGGTGAAGCAGCGCTCCGGCGTCGAGGCCGCCTGCAAGCGCAAGAAGGTGGAAGTCGTGCACGGCCAGGGCACGGTGGCGTCCGATGCGGTCGTGGTCAACGGCACGCGCTACCCGTTCGATTTCCTGATCGTCGCGACGGGCACCGAGGCCGCCGGCCTGCCGATGCTCGACATGAAGCAGCCCGCGGTCATCACGTCGAATGGCGTGCTGCGTCTCGAGTCGGTGCCCAAGACGCTGCTGGTCATCGGCGGCGGCGTGGTCGGCTGCGAGTTCGCCAGTCTGTTCGCGACGCTCGGCAGCGAGGTCACCATCGTCGAGATCCTCCCGCGCCTGCTCGCGAGCATCGATGCGCGCACCGCCGGCCAATTCCAAAAGATCATCGAGAAAGAGGGCGTGCGCGTGCTGACCGGCCGCAGCGTCAAAGAGATCCTGCAGTACCGGCGCGACGGTTTGGTGGCGCAGCTCGACGACGGCACGAAGATCGACGCCGAGAAGCTGCTCGTCTCGGTCGGCCGGCTGCCGCAGACGCGCGATATCGGCCTCGAGGGCGCGGGCGTCAAGATCGACGGGCGCGGCTACGTCGAGACCGACGACTATCTGCGCACCGCAAACCCGAAGATCTTGGCGGCGGGCGACTGCCGCGGCGGCTTGCAGCTGGCGCACAAGGCCTCGGCCGAAGGCGGGCGCGCGGTCGAGAACGCGCTCGACCATAACCCGATGCCGATGGACTGGAGCGTCATCCCCAGCTGCATCTACACGCATCCGGAGATCGCGTCGGTGGGCCTCAACGCCGATACGGCGAAAGAGGCCGGGCACGAGGTCAAGCTCGGGACCGCGCGCGTCATCGGCAACGGCAAGTCACTGGCCGAAGGCGAGCCCGACGGCTACGTGCAGATCGTGACCGACGCGAAGACCGACCGCATCCTCGGCGCCACTCTGATCGGCATCCACGCGGTCGAATTGATCCATGAGATCGCCGTCGCCATGTCGGACGCGCTCACCATGGACGAGCTCGGTTCAGTCATCCACGCCCACCCGACGGTGAGCGAACTGGTGATGGATGCAGCGCAGCAAGGCGAAAGCGTCGCGCCTTACCTCTCGTAA
- the clpB gene encoding ATP-dependent chaperone ClpB: MTDFNKLTRKAQEALVEAQRIAGERHAAEIDAEHLLVALLGDAEGTPAIVLRQLGINVDQLRKSATAALDARPKVYGGAEPRFGREMSELLDRATKEAEKFKDEYVSTEHLLLAIANATGRSEAKDLLARAGATYDKILAGLAPVRGSQRITDQDPEGKYQALERYGRDLTALAKQNKIDPVIGRDEEIRRVIQVLSRRTKNNPVLIGEPGVGKTAIVEGLAHRIVRGDVPEGLKDRRIIALDLGALIAGAKYRGEFEDRLKAVLKEVQQGQGQIILFIDELHTVVGAGAAEGAMDASNLLKPMLARGELHCIGATTLNEYRKYIEKDAALERRFQPVMVSEPTVEDTISILRGLRERYETHHHVRIKDSALVAAAVLSNRYITDRFLPDKAIDLVDESASKIRMEMDSRPVELDEVERRNNMLKIEREALKKETDAGSRKRLADIEKEIAELESESTRLRKLWESEKNAIGEVSKIKEQIEEVKTRITRAEQGYEPNVNWEEISKLKYQTLPELQRKAGEIEERYAKSHESSAKLFKEEVDEHDIAEVVAKWTGIPVSKLMEGEVQKLLQMEERLHVRVVGQEEAVKAVAAAVRRARAGLQDPNRPLGSFIFLGPTGVGKTELARALAEFLFDDEHSMIRIDMSEYMEKHSVARLIGAPPGYVGYEEGGQLTEAVRRRPYSVILFDEIEKAHPDVFNVLLQILDDGRLTDGQGRVVDFKNTVIIMTSNLGSAAIAEYAGNEEKMREAVMETMRQHFRPEFLNRIDEIIIFRNLSLADIKRIVDIQLRMLRKRLAERGVNLELTDAAKELIANRGYDPVYGARPLKRTLQKDIVDPLALKVLNGDFVPGDTVVADAKNGEIVFHKQAADGKPAADGERAGRSARSRA, from the coding sequence ATGACCGATTTCAACAAGCTCACACGCAAGGCGCAAGAAGCGCTCGTCGAGGCGCAGCGTATCGCCGGCGAGCGCCACGCTGCCGAGATCGATGCCGAACACCTGCTCGTGGCGCTGCTCGGCGACGCCGAAGGGACGCCGGCCATCGTGCTGCGCCAGCTCGGCATCAACGTCGATCAGCTGCGCAAGAGCGCGACAGCCGCGCTCGACGCGCGCCCGAAGGTCTACGGCGGAGCCGAACCGCGCTTCGGGCGCGAGATGAGCGAGCTGCTCGACCGCGCGACCAAAGAAGCAGAGAAGTTCAAGGACGAGTACGTCTCGACCGAACATCTGCTGCTCGCCATCGCCAATGCCACCGGCCGATCCGAGGCCAAAGATCTGCTCGCGCGAGCGGGCGCCACCTACGACAAGATCCTCGCCGGCCTGGCGCCGGTGCGCGGCAGCCAGCGCATCACCGACCAAGATCCGGAAGGCAAGTACCAAGCGCTCGAACGTTACGGGCGCGACCTCACGGCGCTGGCCAAGCAGAACAAGATCGATCCGGTCATCGGGCGCGATGAGGAGATCCGCCGCGTCATCCAAGTGCTCTCGCGGCGCACCAAGAACAATCCGGTGCTCATCGGCGAGCCGGGCGTGGGCAAGACCGCCATCGTCGAAGGCTTGGCGCACCGCATCGTGCGCGGCGACGTGCCCGAAGGTCTCAAAGACCGGCGCATCATCGCGCTCGACCTGGGCGCGCTTATCGCCGGCGCGAAGTACCGCGGCGAATTCGAAGACCGCCTCAAGGCGGTGCTCAAAGAGGTCCAGCAAGGCCAGGGCCAGATCATACTGTTCATCGACGAGCTGCATACGGTCGTCGGCGCAGGCGCGGCCGAGGGCGCGATGGACGCCTCGAATCTGCTCAAACCGATGCTCGCGCGCGGCGAGCTGCACTGTATCGGCGCGACCACGCTCAACGAGTACCGCAAGTACATCGAAAAGGACGCCGCGCTCGAGAGGCGCTTCCAGCCCGTCATGGTGTCGGAGCCGACCGTCGAGGACACGATCTCGATCCTGCGCGGCTTGCGCGAGCGTTACGAGACGCACCACCACGTGCGGATCAAAGACTCCGCTCTGGTCGCGGCCGCGGTGCTGTCCAACCGCTACATCACCGACCGCTTCTTGCCGGACAAAGCCATCGACTTGGTCGACGAATCGGCTTCCAAGATCCGCATGGAGATGGATTCGCGGCCGGTCGAGCTCGACGAGGTCGAGCGGCGCAACAACATGCTCAAGATCGAGCGCGAGGCGCTCAAGAAAGAGACCGACGCGGGCTCGCGCAAACGCCTGGCCGACATCGAGAAAGAGATCGCCGAGCTCGAGTCCGAGTCGACGCGCCTGCGCAAGCTATGGGAGTCGGAGAAGAACGCGATCGGCGAGGTCAGCAAGATCAAAGAGCAGATCGAGGAGGTCAAGACGCGCATCACGCGCGCCGAGCAGGGGTACGAGCCCAACGTCAATTGGGAAGAGATCAGCAAGCTGAAATATCAGACGCTGCCCGAGCTGCAGCGCAAGGCCGGCGAGATCGAAGAGCGGTACGCCAAGTCCCATGAGAGCAGCGCCAAACTGTTCAAAGAGGAGGTCGACGAGCACGACATCGCCGAGGTCGTCGCCAAGTGGACCGGCATCCCCGTCTCCAAACTGATGGAAGGCGAAGTGCAGAAGCTCTTGCAGATGGAGGAGCGGCTGCACGTGCGCGTGGTCGGCCAGGAAGAGGCGGTCAAGGCGGTCGCCGCCGCGGTGCGCCGCGCGCGCGCAGGCCTGCAAGACCCCAACCGTCCGCTCGGTTCGTTCATCTTCTTAGGTCCGACCGGCGTCGGCAAGACCGAGCTCGCCCGTGCGCTGGCCGAATTTCTCTTCGACGACGAGCACTCGATGATCCGCATCGACATGTCGGAGTATATGGAGAAGCACTCGGTCGCGCGGCTCATCGGCGCGCCGCCCGGCTACGTCGGCTACGAAGAGGGCGGCCAACTGACCGAAGCGGTGCGCCGGCGGCCCTACAGCGTCATCTTGTTCGACGAGATCGAGAAGGCGCACCCCGACGTCTTCAACGTGCTCTTGCAGATCCTCGACGACGGCCGGCTCACCGACGGCCAAGGCCGGGTCGTCGACTTCAAGAACACGGTCATCATCATGACCAGCAACCTTGGTTCAGCGGCGATCGCCGAATACGCCGGCAACGAGGAGAAGATGCGTGAGGCGGTCATGGAGACCATGCGCCAGCACTTCCGGCCCGAATTCCTCAATCGCATCGACGAGATCATCATCTTCCGCAATCTCTCGCTCGCCGACATCAAGCGCATCGTCGACATCCAACTTCGCATGCTGCGCAAACGGCTGGCCGAGCGCGGCGTCAATCTTGAGCTGACCGACGCCGCCAAGGAGCTCATCGCCAACCGCGGCTACGATCCGGTCTACGGCGCCCGCCCCCTCAAACGGACGCTGCAGAAAGACATCGTCGACCCGCTCGCGCTCAAGGTGCTCAACGGCGACTTCGTCCCGGGCGACACGGTCGTCGCCGACGCCAAGAATGGCGAGATCGTCTTTCACAAGCAGGCGGCTGACGGCAAGCCCGCCGCTGACGGCGAGCGCGCCGGCCGCTCCGCACGCTCGCGCGCTTGA
- a CDS encoding prepilin-type N-terminal cleavage/methylation domain-containing protein, producing the protein MSRLGHRYRSRGMTLMEMLVVVSMLAIAAALVLLTPFRAYQRERAAGDAASTVAQDLALLERVAQNGGANDGATLQIDSTAPLSYDCYYGRPNAIDSNSTLGPVIVHRSFDDVDLTGGPIDATTPLLFASNGSVQYVSAGTWADQHQTIELVLTPASDEARAAKVDLNLFTGGISLP; encoded by the coding sequence ATGAGTCGCCTCGGTCATCGGTACCGGTCGCGCGGCATGACGTTGATGGAAATGCTGGTCGTCGTGTCGATGCTCGCGATCGCCGCCGCGCTTGTCTTGCTGACGCCGTTTCGGGCCTATCAGCGCGAGCGTGCGGCCGGGGACGCGGCGTCGACCGTCGCGCAGGACCTTGCGCTGCTCGAGCGCGTCGCGCAAAACGGCGGAGCCAACGACGGCGCGACGCTGCAGATCGACTCGACAGCTCCATTATCGTACGACTGCTACTACGGGCGGCCCAATGCCATAGATTCCAACTCGACGCTCGGGCCGGTCATCGTCCATCGCAGCTTCGATGACGTCGACTTGACGGGCGGACCGATCGACGCGACCACGCCACTGCTGTTCGCGAGCAACGGCAGCGTGCAGTACGTGAGCGCCGGCACGTGGGCCGACCAGCATCAGACGATCGAGCTCGTCCTCACTCCTGCAAGCGACGAAGCCCGCGCGGCGAAGGTCGACCTGAATCTATTCACCGGCGGAATCTCGCTGCCGTAG